One window of the Spirochaetia bacterium 38H-sp genome contains the following:
- the leuB gene encoding 3-isopropylmalate dehydrogenase: MAKTYKIAVLPGDGIGPEVMKQALKVLEKLQTIYDFSLETEEADVGGCAIDKHDTPLPDSTIELCKKADAILFGSVGGPKWENLPPEKQPERGALLPLRKMFDLFSNLRPAIVFPQLADASPLKAEIIGKGFDILIVRELTGGIYFGQPKGKEKDRGFDTMLYTREQIERIAHSAFKAAEKRNKKVCSVDKANVLSTMVFWRETVTEIAKQYPDIELSHMYVDNAAMQLVKNPGQFDVLLCGNMFGDILSDEAAMITGSLGMLPSASLGEKTTDNGAIFGLFEPAGGSAPDIAGKGIANPIAQILSAAMMLIYGLGQEEAGNRIFKAVDKVLTEGYRTADIHSEGCKKVGTEEMGNLITQAL; encoded by the coding sequence ATGGCAAAAACATACAAGATAGCAGTACTACCTGGAGACGGGATAGGCCCAGAAGTGATGAAGCAAGCATTAAAAGTGCTGGAGAAACTACAAACAATTTACGACTTCTCACTAGAAACAGAAGAAGCAGACGTGGGAGGATGTGCAATAGACAAACACGACACCCCTCTACCTGACAGCACAATAGAACTCTGCAAAAAAGCGGATGCAATACTCTTTGGTTCTGTAGGCGGCCCCAAGTGGGAAAACCTCCCTCCAGAAAAACAACCAGAAAGAGGAGCACTGCTTCCTCTCAGAAAAATGTTTGACCTTTTTTCCAACCTGAGACCTGCGATAGTCTTTCCTCAGCTTGCAGACGCATCCCCGCTAAAAGCAGAGATAATAGGCAAAGGATTTGACATACTCATAGTAAGAGAACTGACAGGCGGCATATACTTCGGTCAACCCAAAGGAAAAGAAAAAGACCGCGGTTTTGACACCATGCTTTACACCAGAGAACAGATAGAGAGAATCGCACACAGCGCATTTAAAGCTGCAGAAAAAAGAAACAAAAAAGTCTGCTCTGTAGACAAAGCCAACGTACTCAGCACAATGGTATTCTGGAGAGAAACAGTAACAGAAATTGCAAAACAATATCCAGATATAGAACTGAGCCACATGTATGTTGATAACGCAGCAATGCAGCTCGTAAAAAACCCCGGACAATTTGACGTGCTTCTCTGCGGCAACATGTTTGGCGACATACTATCAGACGAAGCCGCCATGATAACAGGATCACTAGGAATGCTGCCAAGTGCAAGCCTGGGAGAAAAAACCACAGACAACGGTGCAATATTTGGACTCTTCGAACCTGCGGGAGGTTCTGCACCTGACATAGCAGGAAAAGGAATAGCAAACCCCATAGCACAAATACTCTCCGCTGCCATGATGCTCATTTACGGCCTCGGGCAGGAAGAAGCAGGCAACAGAATATTTAAAGCAGTTGACAAAGTACTTACAGAAGGATACAGAACAGCAGACATCCACAGTGAAGGCTGCAAAAAGGTAGGCACAGAAGAGATGGGAAACCTGATAACACAGGCACTATAA
- a CDS encoding bifunctional diguanylate cyclase/phosphodiesterase has protein sequence MAEIWAVAENEPINTSNKIKEKIALNITERQDIPDDIKEEISGLRNKNALLEKKVGFLMAQNQKLKELLETHKKEKRRTEDRISLNPITGLPNHYRMKQEMPFILRKAKEEEKLCVYIIKLDKSFNMLSKTLKPTMSEWILYQTGMRIGHLIGKDNYIYHTREDEFIAIVRGQDNPDKIKDFALQLSEHIKRPHIFSGYHIATGAHIGIAIYPDHSFNSRTLLHNADIALEHCIETKSQFSIYTEEMRKKVVERMDIHQFLLKSLESQAILEIKKQFELFFQPIIELRKNHRGKWIINHIDAEALIRWHHPEKGLLLPGQFIPIAEETGIISLLGTWVLYAAADTLNEWKKLGLAKPSISINLSPVQFNNTDIKQTIEKIAESRNIDTEHITLEITENVVMADPISSIKKMKEIRQMGIHFSLDDFGTGYSSLNYIKTFPFSVLKIDRSFIKDMENNQYDRAIIKSIISLANELSLKTIAEGVETPRQLNFLLEEGCNNIQGYIFSKPRDSHSFLHFVQNFLGKEISELD, from the coding sequence TTGGCGGAGATTTGGGCAGTGGCAGAAAATGAGCCTATAAATACGAGCAACAAGATAAAAGAAAAAATAGCTCTCAATATCACAGAGAGACAGGATATTCCGGATGATATAAAAGAAGAAATATCCGGTCTGAGGAATAAAAATGCTCTTCTGGAAAAAAAAGTAGGCTTTCTTATGGCACAAAACCAGAAGCTTAAAGAGCTTTTGGAAACTCACAAAAAAGAAAAAAGACGTACAGAAGATAGAATATCTCTCAATCCAATAACAGGCCTGCCCAATCACTATAGAATGAAACAAGAAATGCCATTTATTCTTAGAAAGGCAAAAGAAGAAGAGAAACTCTGCGTATACATAATAAAGCTTGATAAATCCTTTAACATGCTGTCCAAAACTCTTAAACCCACTATGTCAGAATGGATACTGTACCAAACAGGGATGAGAATAGGACATCTCATAGGAAAAGACAATTATATCTATCATACAAGAGAAGATGAGTTTATAGCCATTGTTAGGGGACAGGATAATCCCGATAAAATAAAAGATTTCGCCTTGCAACTATCCGAGCATATAAAAAGGCCTCACATATTTTCTGGTTATCACATAGCAACAGGAGCTCATATAGGTATAGCGATATATCCTGATCATAGTTTTAATTCCCGCACTCTTCTGCATAATGCAGATATCGCTCTTGAGCATTGTATAGAAACAAAATCACAGTTCTCAATATATACGGAAGAGATGAGAAAAAAAGTTGTAGAAAGAATGGACATTCATCAGTTTTTGTTAAAGTCGTTGGAATCACAAGCAATACTGGAGATAAAAAAACAGTTTGAGCTTTTTTTTCAGCCTATAATAGAGCTGAGAAAGAACCATAGGGGAAAGTGGATAATCAATCACATAGATGCAGAGGCTCTCATAAGATGGCATCATCCAGAAAAGGGATTGTTACTGCCCGGACAGTTTATACCAATTGCAGAGGAAACCGGCATAATATCTCTTCTTGGGACATGGGTTTTATATGCCGCAGCAGATACTCTCAATGAATGGAAAAAACTAGGCCTTGCAAAACCGAGTATATCTATCAATTTATCGCCTGTTCAGTTTAATAATACGGATATAAAACAAACCATAGAAAAAATAGCTGAGAGCAGGAATATAGATACCGAGCATATCACTCTTGAGATAACAGAAAATGTGGTAATGGCAGATCCTATATCATCCATAAAAAAAATGAAAGAAATAAGACAAATGGGAATACATTTTTCGCTTGATGATTTTGGTACAGGGTATTCTTCTCTCAACTATATAAAGACTTTTCCTTTTTCTGTGCTCAAGATAGACAGGTCTTTTATAAAGGATATGGAGAACAATCAATATGATAGGGCAATAATCAAGTCAATCATTTCTCTTGCAAATGAGCTCTCCCTCAAAACAATAGCAGAGGGTGTGGAAACTCCAAGACAGCTCAATTTTCTTCTGGAAGAGGGTTGCAATAATATCCAGGGATATATATTTAGCAAGCCAAGAGATTCTCATAGTTTTTTACACTTTGTTCAGAATTTCCTGGGAAAAGAAATATCAGAACTGGATTGA
- the hisE gene encoding phosphoribosyl-ATP diphosphatase, with amino-acid sequence MDKDIKPAVCVDSDGRFVYACFQNEKAKNKSLEQGELWEYLPEGGRVLPVEGIRIKKVSEKQGWIELLTDSVKGDSSGETVQKEKISAAGTVLEKLEQIIKKRRQEMPEGSYTSHLFSKGGEKIRKKTGEEAVELILAAKKEEISYEAADLIYHLIVLLVWEDIPLSDVLSELESRF; translated from the coding sequence ATGGATAAAGATATAAAACCGGCGGTTTGTGTTGATAGTGATGGCAGGTTTGTATATGCTTGCTTTCAAAACGAGAAGGCAAAGAACAAGAGTCTGGAGCAGGGGGAATTGTGGGAGTATCTTCCCGAGGGGGGCAGGGTTCTTCCCGTGGAGGGGATACGCATAAAGAAGGTTTCCGAAAAACAAGGATGGATTGAGCTGCTTACGGATTCCGTAAAAGGGGATAGTTCAGGTGAAACTGTGCAGAAAGAGAAGATATCTGCTGCAGGGACTGTTCTCGAAAAGCTGGAACAGATTATAAAAAAGAGACGTCAGGAGATGCCAGAGGGTTCGTATACAAGCCATCTTTTTTCCAAGGGCGGAGAAAAGATAAGGAAGAAAACCGGAGAAGAAGCTGTGGAACTTATCCTTGCAGCCAAGAAAGAAGAGATAAGTTATGAGGCTGCAGATCTTATCTACCATCTTATAGTTCTTCTTGTCTGGGAGGATATTCCTTTGTCAGATGTGCTGTCTGAGCTTGAAAGCCGCTTTTAA
- the dcd gene encoding dCTP deaminase — MILSGKEIKKRLGTDIIIDPFLEKQLNPNSYNLRLHNELLVYSDNKLDMRKNNPTERIIIPDDGLLLETGKLYLGRTMEYTETKNLVPMLEGRSSIGRLGLFIHVTAGFGDVGFCGYWTLEIFCVQPIKIYPGVEICQIYYHTIEGDYDPYKSGKYQHNTGIQPSLLYKEFGGDLGSGRK; from the coding sequence ATGATACTATCAGGAAAAGAAATAAAAAAAAGACTGGGAACGGATATAATAATAGATCCGTTTTTGGAAAAACAGCTCAATCCCAACAGCTATAACCTACGCCTTCATAACGAACTTCTTGTTTATTCCGATAACAAGCTGGATATGCGCAAAAATAATCCCACAGAGCGCATAATTATACCAGATGATGGCCTTCTTCTTGAAACAGGTAAGCTATATCTGGGAAGAACCATGGAATATACAGAGACAAAAAATTTGGTTCCCATGCTGGAAGGCCGTTCTTCTATAGGAAGGCTAGGACTATTTATTCATGTAACAGCAGGATTTGGTGATGTGGGATTCTGCGGATATTGGACATTGGAGATTTTTTGCGTACAGCCAATAAAAATTTATCCAGGTGTTGAAATCTGCCAGATATACTATCATACTATAGAAGGAGACTATGATCCCTATAAGAGTGGTAAATACCAGCACAATACGGGGATTCAGCCTAGTCTCCTTTATAAGGAGTTTGGCGGAGATTTGGGCAGTGGCAGAAAATGA
- a CDS encoding YjjG family noncanonical pyrimidine nucleotidase: MPGKKYRLICFDADGTLFDYNRAEEWALKNTFLEHNLAFSGKTIETYRKINKSLWDRLEQGNIKIERLKIERFTKTFPGLSEKEALELSKTYLEHLKKTGFLISGAEETIRALHGKYKLILLTNGLAKTQEGRLRASGLYAYFDAVITSEEAGCAKPDERIFRMALSIAKVISRESLMVGDNLTADIKGALMAGMDACWYNPLYEEKNKTEEYLIIKNLKELLNFLL, translated from the coding sequence ATGCCAGGTAAAAAATACCGGCTCATCTGCTTTGACGCGGATGGCACATTGTTTGATTATAACAGAGCAGAAGAATGGGCTCTCAAAAATACATTCTTAGAACACAATCTTGCTTTTTCCGGCAAGACAATAGAAACATATAGAAAAATAAACAAAAGCCTGTGGGACCGTCTGGAACAGGGCAATATCAAAATAGAAAGGTTAAAGATAGAACGTTTTACAAAAACATTCCCAGGCCTTTCTGAAAAAGAAGCCCTCGAGTTGAGCAAAACCTATCTTGAGCACCTTAAGAAAACCGGCTTCCTCATTAGCGGAGCAGAAGAAACAATAAGGGCTTTGCATGGCAAATACAAACTTATACTCCTCACCAACGGACTTGCAAAAACACAGGAAGGAAGACTAAGAGCATCCGGACTTTATGCCTACTTTGATGCTGTTATAACATCCGAGGAAGCCGGTTGCGCAAAACCCGATGAGAGAATATTTCGCATGGCACTTTCTATTGCAAAGGTCATCTCCCGAGAAAGCCTTATGGTAGGAGACAATCTTACTGCAGATATAAAAGGTGCACTCATGGCAGGTATGGATGCATGCTGGTATAACCCTCTGTATGAAGAAAAAAACAAAACAGAAGAATATCTTATTATAAAGAACCTAAAAGAGCTTTTAAATTTTCTGCTGTGA
- a CDS encoding aldo/keto reductase → MKYRLLGKTGLRVSRLTLGTMTFGASNWGCDEKTSMRIISRYLDAGGNCIDVADVYAGGLSEIIVGKFLKNAQRDKIILASKAGFPVSQDPNHQGLSRAHLIDACNKSLKRLGTDYLDLFYLHLPDPTVPPEEMFHALDFLYKQGKIRYAGVSNFPVWEYTRLCVMAEKNGYISISAGQYLYNLIHRGPEEELFPAAKAFGTGLFAYSPLAGGMLTGKYKGMEKPVEGTRFSYREKTDGVRFWHERGKKIADRVLEISEKSGIPPYKLAIGWNLSRSEISSVIIGARTIEQFEKDIEIEDSDLPEDVIDMLDKATSPIFSYESWLAREQARAAKKQVEFFDAR, encoded by the coding sequence ATGAAATACAGGCTTCTTGGTAAGACAGGGTTAAGAGTATCCAGACTTACTCTAGGGACTATGACATTTGGTGCCAGCAACTGGGGCTGTGACGAGAAAACTTCCATGAGAATAATCTCCAGATACCTGGATGCAGGCGGAAACTGTATAGACGTAGCAGACGTATATGCCGGCGGTCTATCCGAGATAATAGTGGGAAAATTCTTAAAAAACGCACAGAGGGATAAAATCATACTTGCATCCAAGGCTGGTTTTCCCGTATCACAGGATCCCAATCATCAGGGATTATCCAGAGCACATCTCATAGATGCATGCAATAAAAGTCTCAAGAGACTTGGCACAGACTATCTTGATTTATTTTATCTTCATCTTCCGGATCCTACCGTTCCACCGGAGGAGATGTTCCATGCCCTGGATTTTCTATACAAACAGGGAAAAATAAGATACGCCGGAGTTAGCAATTTTCCAGTATGGGAATATACAAGGCTATGTGTCATGGCAGAAAAAAACGGGTACATATCCATATCTGCGGGACAGTATCTCTATAATCTAATACACAGAGGACCAGAAGAAGAACTCTTCCCTGCGGCCAAGGCTTTTGGCACGGGACTGTTTGCATATAGCCCACTCGCAGGAGGAATGCTTACTGGAAAATACAAAGGTATGGAGAAGCCGGTAGAAGGAACCCGTTTTTCCTATAGGGAAAAAACTGACGGAGTGAGATTCTGGCACGAGAGAGGCAAGAAAATAGCAGACAGAGTACTTGAGATATCGGAAAAAAGCGGAATACCACCGTATAAACTTGCAATAGGATGGAACCTTTCCCGCTCAGAAATAAGCTCTGTAATAATAGGCGCAAGAACAATAGAACAGTTTGAAAAAGATATAGAGATAGAAGATTCTGACTTACCCGAGGACGTAATAGACATGCTGGATAAAGCAACCAGTCCTATATTTTCTTACGAATCCTGGCTGGCAAGAGAACAGGCAAGAGCCGCAAAAAAACAAGTGGAATTCTTTGATGCCAGGTAA
- a CDS encoding amino acid permease, producing the protein MLKKELGTLEVFSIATGAMISSGLFVLPGIIYQESGAGLSLSYLIAGILLLPAVFSQLELSTAMPRAGGNYVTVERILGTPAGIIAGITNWLAISLKSGFALIGIGTFATLIFPELGETQIKLIAIGACVFFTFLNIISTESSGKAQVIMVAVLLLIISAYILIGYRAMDFSYFTKAPKSKWANILGAAGTVFISYGGITKVASIAEEVKDPGKTLVRGIIASFVITLILYVLAVLVTQGILSHRELSTSYTPISLAAGYLAGKPGIWVTAGAALLAFITTANAGIMTASRNPMSMSRDRLLPPIFGKVSKKTGTPVFSIIITSAIIISIVAGLSIEKFAKVASLFMILTYILTNLSVIVMRYSGLANYRPTFKSPFFPILQALSVVVYIILIIDMGSLTMAISAVVIVLCLIWYVVYARNQAGKKSAFLHMLANITNQEIAGNDLEEELLTILLERQDIKEDEIDRLIKNAWILDMDRPSDIQEIFDIFAEAISERLPIEKEKAREKLFAREQQASTIIFPGIAVPHAIPHIVIEGKNFFDIFIIRNKEGIKWENNQTVYTAFCLAGSKDKRDMHLRALMAIAQIVQTDIFTNDWLEAKNTTELKTILLLAERKRN; encoded by the coding sequence ATGTTAAAGAAAGAACTGGGAACCCTTGAGGTATTTAGCATTGCAACCGGAGCTATGATAAGTTCCGGACTTTTTGTCCTACCCGGCATAATATACCAGGAATCAGGAGCAGGTCTAAGCCTATCCTATCTTATTGCAGGAATCCTGCTTTTGCCTGCCGTATTCTCCCAACTTGAGCTGTCCACAGCCATGCCTAGAGCAGGAGGAAACTACGTAACCGTAGAAAGAATACTGGGCACTCCTGCAGGAATAATAGCTGGCATAACCAACTGGCTAGCCATAAGCCTTAAATCCGGTTTTGCTCTCATAGGTATAGGAACCTTTGCAACCCTTATATTCCCAGAGCTCGGAGAGACACAGATAAAACTGATAGCAATAGGAGCCTGTGTTTTCTTTACTTTTCTAAATATAATCAGCACTGAGTCATCGGGAAAAGCACAGGTTATCATGGTGGCAGTCCTTCTCCTTATTATAAGTGCGTACATACTTATAGGCTACAGAGCCATGGATTTTTCTTACTTTACAAAAGCACCAAAAAGTAAATGGGCAAACATATTGGGTGCAGCAGGAACAGTCTTTATTTCTTACGGCGGCATCACCAAAGTCGCAAGCATAGCAGAGGAGGTAAAAGATCCTGGGAAAACCCTTGTGAGAGGAATCATAGCATCCTTTGTGATAACTTTGATTCTATACGTGCTGGCAGTACTGGTAACACAGGGCATACTATCACACAGAGAGCTTTCTACAAGTTATACACCAATATCACTAGCAGCAGGATATCTTGCAGGAAAGCCAGGAATCTGGGTAACAGCAGGGGCTGCTCTTCTTGCCTTTATAACTACTGCAAATGCGGGCATAATGACAGCATCGAGGAACCCCATGTCCATGTCCAGAGACAGACTTTTGCCGCCTATCTTTGGCAAGGTCAGTAAGAAGACAGGAACCCCTGTTTTTTCCATAATAATCACATCAGCCATAATCATATCCATAGTGGCAGGCCTCTCCATAGAAAAGTTTGCCAAAGTTGCATCGCTTTTTATGATTCTGACCTATATACTGACAAATCTCTCTGTAATCGTTATGAGATACTCGGGGCTTGCCAACTACAGACCAACCTTCAAAAGTCCGTTTTTCCCTATATTGCAGGCACTGAGCGTGGTAGTTTACATAATCCTCATAATAGATATGGGTTCTCTTACTATGGCGATATCCGCAGTGGTTATAGTGCTTTGTCTTATATGGTATGTGGTATATGCAAGAAATCAAGCAGGAAAAAAATCCGCCTTTTTGCACATGCTAGCTAATATCACAAATCAAGAGATTGCAGGAAACGATCTGGAAGAAGAACTCCTCACAATACTTCTGGAAAGACAAGATATAAAAGAAGATGAGATAGACAGACTTATAAAGAACGCATGGATACTGGATATGGACAGACCATCCGATATTCAGGAAATATTTGATATATTTGCAGAGGCAATATCAGAAAGGCTTCCCATAGAAAAAGAAAAGGCAAGAGAAAAGCTCTTTGCCAGAGAACAGCAGGCATCTACTATCATATTCCCAGGCATAGCAGTACCACATGCAATACCTCATATAGTTATAGAAGGAAAAAACTTCTTTGACATATTTATCATAAGAAACAAAGAAGGCATCAAGTGGGAAAATAATCAGACCGTATACACAGCATTCTGTCTTGCCGGCTCCAAAGATAAGAGAGATATGCACCTGAGAGCCCTTATGGCTATAGCACAGATTGTGCAAACGGATATATTTACCAATGACTGGCTTGAGGCAAAAAACACAACAGAGCTAAAGACTATTCTGCTTCTTGCGGAGAGAAAAAGAAATTAG
- the hisA gene encoding 1-(5-phosphoribosyl)-5-[(5-phosphoribosylamino)methylideneamino]imidazole-4-carboxamide isomerase: MLCIPAIDLLGGRCVRLRQGRYDDVTIYDDNPLSRALSFVRAGAKRIHIVDLDAARGEPSEKNRRVAAEIAREAGCEIELGGGIRTRRDVELLLEAGVDYLILGTVLVKNPSEVEEWVSEYGNFFIAGIDARDGLVKISGWEEGSSLSDIELAKKAKTMGLCGVVHTNIARDGMLTGPDIERSIVVAEASGLPVTVSGGVSCMQDVRRAWDSRHRGLGGIILGKAVYDGRIDLTEVFSEFPQE; this comes from the coding sequence ATGCTGTGTATACCTGCAATTGATTTACTTGGCGGTCGTTGCGTAAGGCTAAGGCAGGGACGGTATGACGATGTTACTATTTATGATGATAATCCGCTATCAAGGGCGCTGTCTTTTGTGAGAGCTGGGGCAAAGCGGATTCATATTGTGGATTTGGATGCTGCGAGGGGGGAGCCTTCTGAGAAAAACCGGAGGGTAGCTGCGGAGATTGCAAGGGAGGCTGGCTGCGAGATTGAGCTTGGAGGGGGAATAAGAACAAGACGGGATGTTGAACTTCTTCTTGAGGCGGGGGTGGACTACTTGATCTTAGGTACCGTGCTTGTAAAGAATCCTTCTGAGGTTGAAGAGTGGGTTTCCGAGTACGGGAATTTTTTTATAGCTGGTATCGATGCGCGTGATGGATTGGTAAAGATAAGCGGCTGGGAAGAGGGGAGCAGCCTAAGTGATATTGAGCTTGCAAAGAAAGCAAAGACTATGGGGCTTTGCGGGGTGGTTCATACCAATATTGCGCGTGATGGCATGCTTACAGGTCCGGATATAGAGAGGAGCATTGTTGTAGCCGAGGCTTCCGGGCTTCCTGTTACTGTTTCCGGCGGGGTGTCTTGTATGCAAGATGTCCGTAGGGCATGGGATAGCCGGCACAGGGGACTTGGCGGTATAATACTGGGTAAAGCAGTGTATGATGGTAGGATAGACCTTACTGAGGTCTTTTCTGAGTTTCCTCAAGAGTAG
- a CDS encoding ABC transporter substrate-binding protein, with protein sequence MAKCKKGFFIPVFFVFLLAFFFAGCKEDDKVVYKIVFLLPLGSHELANLANDMRYIAGEFYKKKVKDNPVLKEKGVSVEFEYIDTMADAALTVDRMRAFIIHNPDILAFMGPVLSRTAIPAGSIAQQVGIPMISSMATHPSVTKNRGYVFAMLPDNLLQVRALVRFVRENLGVHNAAVVYDPKDDYSRDMADYFKRIFPATGGKISGFFADSVLDSNVVSSIKSQGVEVVFAPLFGNNLLSVYNILKNSGFGGTMIGGDSWDSVDESVSNVVDGYFSFFWDGAFYESESADFFINLSETKPELKNGFYNTVFCDSLFFLLEGLENMDIPSPKNLRDVLSSYIGGNIRKFAGILGDYRMDKVGKITGKIYIYKRMGGKDQLVVEIDPLE encoded by the coding sequence ATGGCAAAGTGTAAAAAGGGATTTTTTATTCCTGTTTTTTTTGTTTTTTTGTTGGCTTTCTTTTTTGCAGGCTGCAAAGAGGATGATAAGGTTGTATATAAAATAGTTTTTCTCCTTCCTTTGGGAAGTCATGAACTTGCCAATCTTGCAAACGATATGAGGTACATTGCCGGAGAGTTCTATAAAAAGAAAGTAAAAGATAACCCTGTTCTTAAGGAAAAGGGTGTTTCTGTAGAATTTGAGTATATAGATACGATGGCGGATGCTGCTTTAACAGTGGATAGGATGAGGGCTTTTATTATACATAACCCTGATATTCTTGCTTTTATGGGTCCTGTGCTATCACGCACTGCAATACCTGCGGGTTCGATTGCTCAACAGGTTGGTATCCCCATGATATCCTCGATGGCAACTCATCCTTCTGTCACAAAAAATAGAGGATACGTTTTCGCCATGTTACCTGATAATCTGCTACAGGTGCGTGCGCTTGTTAGGTTTGTAAGAGAAAATCTTGGTGTGCATAATGCTGCGGTTGTATATGATCCCAAAGATGATTATAGCAGAGATATGGCTGATTATTTTAAGAGAATTTTCCCCGCAACAGGCGGAAAAATCAGCGGTTTTTTTGCTGATAGTGTATTGGATAGTAATGTTGTTTCTTCTATAAAATCTCAGGGCGTAGAGGTTGTATTTGCCCCTCTCTTTGGCAATAACCTTTTATCCGTATATAATATTCTTAAAAATAGCGGGTTTGGCGGTACTATGATTGGAGGAGATAGCTGGGACAGTGTGGATGAGTCTGTTTCCAATGTTGTGGATGGGTATTTCTCTTTTTTTTGGGACGGTGCTTTTTATGAGAGCGAGTCCGCAGACTTTTTTATAAATCTCTCCGAGACCAAGCCTGAGCTAAAGAATGGGTTTTATAATACTGTTTTTTGCGACAGCCTGTTTTTTCTGCTCGAAGGGCTTGAGAATATGGATATTCCATCTCCCAAGAATCTAAGGGATGTTCTGTCAAGTTATATAGGTGGAAATATCAGAAAGTTTGCTGGGATTCTTGGTGACTACAGAATGGATAAGGTAGGGAAAATAACGGGTAAGATATACATATACAAAAGGATGGGAGGTAAAGACCAGCTGGTTGTAGAAATAGACCCTTTGGAGTAG
- a CDS encoding SRPBCC domain-containing protein — protein sequence MESFILEAIVPAPTHKVFKVLTTGTDYAEVTGCEAEIQPWTQGIIAVWNGYGQGIIIEIEEPSYIKHTWRTSDYQPQMRDSEIEILVNPWGKKTKLTIKAINIPDNLLQEEKTNWQRFLLEPLVQYFL from the coding sequence GTGGAATCATTTATACTAGAGGCAATAGTTCCTGCTCCGACTCACAAGGTCTTTAAGGTACTTACAACAGGTACGGACTATGCAGAAGTAACAGGATGCGAGGCAGAGATACAGCCATGGACACAAGGGATAATAGCAGTATGGAACGGATACGGGCAGGGTATAATTATAGAAATAGAAGAACCCTCTTATATAAAACATACATGGAGAACATCGGATTATCAACCACAGATGAGAGACTCGGAGATAGAAATACTTGTAAACCCATGGGGCAAAAAAACAAAATTGACAATAAAAGCCATAAACATACCAGATAATCTTCTGCAAGAAGAAAAAACAAACTGGCAAAGATTTCTACTAGAACCTCTTGTTCAATATTTTTTATAA
- a CDS encoding DUF4230 domain-containing protein, with translation MKKKRVLVLSVMIMASLTGCIPRLAPEQIEYMLKRTAVLETYSYTYRDMVYITDPNLLARIFNTDTPLLFSINYKVKAGIDMQDIRAERTGINLLAIKLIIPSARITTLDAEETSIDQYFGRRNAYNLNEIIEKIGSNKAKIEQAAISDGILKKAENNAIEILSDWLRKQGYRDIIVIIQGQGIKG, from the coding sequence ATGAAAAAAAAACGTGTTCTTGTCCTATCCGTTATGATAATGGCTTCACTTACAGGCTGTATCCCTAGACTTGCACCCGAGCAAATAGAATATATGCTCAAAAGAACCGCAGTTCTGGAGACCTACAGCTACACATACAGAGATATGGTATACATAACAGACCCCAACCTCCTTGCAAGGATTTTTAACACCGATACGCCTTTGCTCTTCTCCATCAATTATAAAGTCAAAGCAGGTATCGACATGCAGGATATTAGAGCAGAAAGGACCGGGATTAATCTTCTGGCAATCAAACTTATAATACCTTCCGCAAGAATTACGACTCTGGACGCAGAAGAAACAAGCATTGACCAATATTTTGGCAGACGTAATGCATACAATCTCAATGAAATAATAGAAAAGATAGGCAGTAATAAGGCAAAAATTGAGCAGGCTGCAATCTCTGACGGCATACTGAAAAAGGCAGAGAACAATGCAATAGAGATTCTGTCGGACTGGCTGAGAAAGCAGGGATACAGAGACATAATAGTCATAATACAAGGACAGGGGATAAAAGGATGA